Proteins from a genomic interval of Methanothrix sp.:
- a CDS encoding V-type ATP synthase subunit I — MLRPVEMSRVVVAGSKNVMESVVEKLHELNLMHIVNYTGGADYFEQGKTMGKGKEFSENLIKLRSIERYLDIKPKAPDVRFAESQIVSQMDDLLGRLANDVTSTYERITAIEAEVKSKQDQINALRPLAAIDLPIELYSGYETLAVFVGTVESAVDADVAKVAPKSEVFTGSVKNTNVVAVFVPVEKASEVQAVLAEHGFAEISVPKLTGAPDVAIATLEAEIKRLESEKEPLQKKLKDLKKQYEDIILAADEYLSIQTQKTDAPLRFATSENAFVIDGYVPSADYDKLKSALESTTGGRIHVEKLSESEMEELVEKKGEDIPTKIENPGIVKPYELITRLFAIPEYKEFDPTLLIFVFFPIMFGMILGDVGYGIMIILVLMMLKKKFRTEGWTQLINIVMIASVWSIIFGLIFGEIFGPMGLWGKIFGQLPHEEILALEESGRFFGEGVFGPLGRIGPMGMFPLYRLATNAVLMLIGVSIFIGVLHCGIGSILGVKTELNYGEKKHAYFERLPVLIFQVAFALLLLGLVLGFMPLVYLMGLLVVVAIVMMVMGPEGVMGATHLPFYVSNLISYLRLLAIGLASVGVAFAANKLAFGVIMPMLSGGEHLTMVAYIVGVIVLLVVHFINLLLGILSPFMHPLRLHYVEMFTKFYSQHGGGVEYSPFGHVRRYLKV; from the coding sequence ATGCTTAGACCCGTTGAGATGAGCCGTGTAGTCGTCGCCGGGTCGAAGAATGTGATGGAGTCTGTGGTGGAGAAGCTCCATGAGCTCAACCTCATGCACATCGTCAACTACACAGGTGGGGCAGACTATTTTGAGCAGGGCAAGACGATGGGCAAAGGCAAGGAGTTCTCCGAGAACCTCATAAAGCTCAGATCGATTGAGAGATATCTGGATATAAAGCCAAAGGCTCCCGATGTCAGATTTGCGGAGTCCCAGATAGTATCCCAGATGGACGATCTGCTGGGAAGGCTTGCGAATGATGTGACCTCCACCTATGAGCGCATAACTGCGATCGAGGCTGAGGTCAAATCAAAGCAGGATCAGATCAATGCGCTTCGGCCACTGGCGGCGATCGACCTGCCCATAGAGCTGTACTCAGGCTACGAGACCCTGGCGGTCTTCGTGGGAACGGTTGAGTCTGCAGTTGATGCCGATGTCGCAAAGGTCGCTCCCAAGAGCGAGGTCTTCACAGGGAGCGTCAAGAACACCAATGTGGTTGCGGTGTTCGTGCCCGTTGAGAAGGCCTCTGAGGTTCAGGCGGTCCTTGCTGAGCATGGGTTTGCAGAGATCTCGGTTCCAAAGCTTACCGGAGCTCCCGATGTGGCCATAGCCACTCTGGAGGCGGAGATAAAGCGGCTGGAGTCCGAGAAGGAGCCACTGCAGAAGAAGCTCAAGGATCTGAAGAAGCAGTATGAGGATATCATACTAGCTGCGGATGAGTACCTGAGCATCCAGACCCAGAAGACCGATGCGCCTCTCAGGTTTGCAACAAGCGAGAACGCGTTTGTCATAGATGGCTATGTTCCGTCAGCGGACTATGATAAGCTCAAGAGCGCGCTTGAGAGCACAACCGGCGGCAGAATACACGTTGAGAAACTCTCTGAGAGCGAGATGGAGGAGCTGGTCGAGAAGAAGGGCGAGGATATACCCACAAAGATCGAGAACCCCGGGATTGTGAAGCCTTACGAGCTCATAACCAGGCTTTTCGCGATACCCGAGTACAAGGAGTTCGATCCGACGCTTCTGATATTCGTGTTCTTCCCGATAATGTTCGGGATGATCCTCGGCGACGTCGGATATGGCATCATGATAATACTAGTGCTCATGATGCTGAAGAAGAAGTTCAGAACTGAAGGGTGGACACAGCTGATAAACATCGTGATGATCGCAAGCGTCTGGTCTATAATCTTCGGCCTGATCTTCGGCGAGATCTTTGGGCCAATGGGCCTGTGGGGCAAGATCTTCGGGCAGCTGCCGCATGAGGAGATACTGGCGCTGGAGGAATCCGGAAGGTTCTTCGGCGAGGGTGTCTTCGGTCCGCTTGGCAGGATCGGCCCGATGGGAATGTTCCCGCTGTACAGGCTGGCCACTAATGCGGTGCTGATGCTGATCGGTGTCAGTATCTTCATCGGTGTTCTCCATTGTGGAATCGGTTCCATACTCGGCGTCAAGACAGAGCTCAATTATGGTGAGAAGAAGCACGCGTATTTCGAGCGGCTTCCGGTGCTGATCTTCCAGGTGGCTTTTGCGCTGCTGCTTCTCGGCCTGGTTCTGGGCTTCATGCCCCTGGTGTATCTCATGGGGCTCCTTGTTGTGGTGGCTATCGTCATGATGGTCATGGGCCCAGAGGGTGTGATGGGTGCCACGCATCTTCCGTTCTATGTGAGCAACCTTATATCCTACCTGAGGCTTCTGGCCATTGGCCTCGCATCAGTTGGTGTCGCATTTGCAGCCAACAAGCTGGCCTTTGGCGTCATCATGCCGATGCTCAGCGGCGGTGAGCACCTCACGATGGTCGCTTACATCGTGGGAGTCATCGTGCTGCTTGTGGTGCACTTCATCAACCTGCTGCTTGGTATACTGTCTCCGTTCATGCACCCCCTGAGGTTGCATTACGTCGAGATGTTCACCAAGTTCTACAGCCAGCATGGTGGTGGAGTTGAGTACAGTCCCTTCGGACATGTCCGGAGGTATCTGAAGGTATAA
- a CDS encoding ATPase: MAITDAGVMYGLLAVGAGLATGLAGIGAGVGEQGIGAAVVGVVAEEPGFLGKGLFLMLLPETLIIFGLAVSLILMFAWSPFAALL; encoded by the coding sequence ATGGCTATAACGGATGCAGGAGTAATGTATGGGCTGTTGGCAGTTGGTGCAGGTCTTGCGACTGGGCTTGCCGGTATCGGTGCGGGTGTCGGTGAGCAGGGCATCGGAGCCGCCGTCGTCGGCGTCGTTGCAGAGGAGCCTGGATTCCTGGGCAAGGGCCTGTTCCTGATGCTGCTGCCCGAGACGCTGATCATCTTCGGGCTTGCCGTCTCGCTGATCCTGATGTTCGCCTGGTCACCCTTCGCCGCGTTACTCTGA
- a CDS encoding V-type ATP synthase subunit E → MALDAVVEDILATSKSKVAQINAEAEQEVARILSEARERAAEIKSRKEGEAKHDIEALVRREMSSANLELKRAELNVHKELLEQVRTKFLDAVAKLPKDKNEALIKKLLEPYDLKDMKVYSNKRDQAFVSSLVPNYGGTLDIIGGVVVESKDGSVRFDLSYETLARDIFNAKVKEVSKLLFG, encoded by the coding sequence ATGGCACTAGATGCAGTGGTTGAGGATATTCTGGCAACAAGCAAGAGCAAGGTCGCCCAGATAAATGCGGAGGCCGAGCAGGAGGTTGCCAGAATACTTAGTGAGGCCAGAGAACGTGCCGCCGAGATAAAGTCCAGGAAAGAGGGAGAGGCAAAGCACGACATAGAGGCTCTTGTGCGCAGGGAGATGTCCAGCGCAAACCTGGAGCTCAAGAGGGCTGAGCTGAACGTTCACAAGGAACTCCTTGAGCAGGTGAGGACGAAGTTCCTCGATGCAGTCGCAAAGCTGCCCAAGGACAAGAACGAGGCTCTTATAAAGAAGCTCCTGGAGCCCTATGATCTCAAGGATATGAAGGTCTACTCCAACAAGAGAGATCAGGCCTTTGTATCCTCTCTTGTCCCCAATTACGGAGGCACGCTGGATATAATCGGTGGCGTGGTGGTCGAGAGCAAGGATGGGTCAGTGAGGTTCGATCTCTCATATGAGACTCTAGCGCGGGATATATTCAACGCCAAGGTCAAAGAGGTCTCCAAGCTCTTGTTCGGGTGA
- a CDS encoding V-type ATP synthase subunit C — MPVLRLPKFGKPVKYAYITGRVRAMKTKLIPNEMYARMLNMDIPEIARYLEETQYKEEIDALAKDYSGAELIEHATFANLAKTYRKLLEVSIDEPQFLILEYLRRWDIWNIKTILRGKFYGASDSEIMKYIVPAGELDREFLEGLAKKDSINDVIAAFEGTDFAEALSKYDGKFLASVENALDKLYYFRMERAVGGTLSVGGGLLLKYVRREIDIKNLITLFRMNKAGIEASIVQENLIPGGKLGEELSRMAGQPYADFVRGLEGYPFWSAISDVATADLDGVSRIEARLKAYLIRYAWSLSNYHPLSILPVLGYIVTKETEVANIRKIVRGKEAGLPNELIEEQMVVA, encoded by the coding sequence ATGCCAGTACTACGTTTGCCGAAGTTCGGAAAACCGGTGAAGTACGCATACATCACGGGCAGGGTAAGGGCGATGAAGACCAAGCTCATACCCAACGAGATGTATGCCAGAATGCTGAACATGGATATACCAGAGATTGCAAGATACCTCGAAGAGACCCAGTACAAGGAGGAGATCGATGCTCTGGCCAAGGACTACTCTGGTGCAGAGCTGATCGAGCATGCGACCTTTGCAAATCTGGCAAAGACCTACAGGAAGCTCCTTGAGGTCTCGATAGACGAGCCCCAGTTCCTGATACTGGAGTACCTGAGGCGCTGGGACATCTGGAACATAAAGACGATCCTCCGCGGGAAGTTCTATGGAGCCAGCGACTCTGAGATAATGAAGTACATAGTGCCTGCGGGCGAGCTGGACAGGGAGTTCCTGGAGGGGCTTGCCAAGAAGGACTCGATCAATGATGTCATAGCCGCATTCGAGGGCACGGACTTCGCTGAGGCTCTCTCCAAGTACGACGGGAAGTTCCTCGCCTCTGTGGAGAACGCCCTTGACAAGCTCTATTACTTCAGGATGGAGCGTGCTGTGGGCGGGACGCTATCAGTCGGCGGCGGTCTCCTTCTCAAGTACGTGAGGAGAGAGATCGATATCAAGAACCTCATAACCCTCTTCCGCATGAACAAGGCTGGAATCGAGGCTAGCATCGTTCAGGAGAACCTGATACCTGGCGGCAAGCTCGGCGAGGAGCTGAGCCGGATGGCAGGACAGCCCTACGCGGATTTCGTCAGGGGGCTCGAGGGCTATCCGTTCTGGAGCGCAATCTCAGATGTGGCGACCGCAGACCTCGATGGCGTGAGCAGAATAGAGGCAAGATTGAAGGCATATCTGATCAGATACGCCTGGTCCCTCTCCAACTACCATCCGCTGTCGATCCTGCCTGTGCTTGGCTACATAGTCACAAAGGAGACAGAGGTTGCCAAC